The sequence CTTTATACCCATTATAATATTCGTCAAATGTTTTTAGGAGTACTATACCACCAGCTTCCTTATCACCAAACAAGGCAATGCTTTCATTGGTTGCTTTCTCTAAGTTTCTGAAGCAAACAATATTGCCAAATGTCTTCACAGAGTTTAAAATTCGATTGGTTCTCGAATACGCTTGGAGCAATCCGTGCAATCGAAGGTTTTTATCTACCCATAGGGTATTCAATGTGGTTGCATCAAAACCAGTAAGAAACATATTGACTACAATAAGCAGGTCAATCTCTCTATTCTTCATTCTCAGTGATACATCCTTATAATAATTTTGAAATTTATCAGTTGATGTATCATAATTCGTTTTGAATATTTGATTGTAGTCCTTGATTGCTGAGTCTAAGAAATCCCTATCAGATACACTAAGTCCTTCGGTACCTTCAGAGTTTTCATCAGGCAGACCATCTTCTTCATCTTCATTGACACCAAAACTAAAAATAGTGGCTACTTTCAAACGCTGCAATTCGGGCAAACTGCTTTGTTGCTTTATAAACTCTTTGTAATATAATTTGGCAAAATCAATAGAGCTAACTGCAAAAATGGAATTAAAGCCGCTAAGTCTTATTTTCTGCTTTACTTCTTCAATCTTCTCCCGCTCTTTAGCAGAAGCTACTTCATGAATATTTTTTAAAGAACTAAAGCTGTAGGGCTTACTGTTTCGCTTTGTTTTTTGATCAAAATGCTCTAAAATGTAGGTGACTACATTCGATATCCTCTTTGGATCTGCCAGTGCTCTCTCTCTATCTATGTCCCAAACCTTTTCATCTTTAATATCTTCCTGCTCTTTCATGGTTCGTATATAATCAATACGAAACGGCAGCACATTTTTATCATTGATGGCATCTACTATGGTATAAGTATGCAACTTATCCCCAAATGCTTGTTCAGTGGTTTTTAAATCCGGCCGATTACTACTGCTAGCATTAATCGCAAATATGGGAGTGCCTGTAAAACCAAATAGAAAGTATTTCTTAAAAGCTTTGGTGATTGACTTATGCATGTCCCCAAACTGCGAACGATGGCATTCATCAAAAATGATCACAATAGGCTGATTAAAAGCCAGATGGTCTTTTTCTTTCTTTATCAGAATGGAAAGCTTCTGAATAGTTGTAATAATAATATTTGTCTTAGGGTCACTTAATTGCTTCTTTAAAATAGTAGTATTAGTATTGCTGTTGGCAGCTCCTTTTTCAAACTTATCATATTCTTTCATGGTTTGATAGTCCAGGTCTTTCCTATCTACCACAAAAAGCACTTTATGTATAAATGGAAATTTACTGACCAGTTGGGCCGTTTTAAACGAAGTCAATGTTTTACCGCTACCCGTAGTATGCCATATATAACCGCCAGCATTAATGCTGCCATAGCTTCTATAATTATTGGCTACGTTGATTCGGCCTAAAATTCTTTCTGTCGCTACAATCTGGTAAGGACGCATAACCAACAAAAGCTTATCAGAAGTAAATACACAGTATTTACAGAGAATATTTAATAGCGCATGTTTAGCAAAAAATGTGCGGCCAAAATCCATCAGGTCAGTAATAGGTCGGTTATTGGCATCTGCCCACCAAGAAGTAAACTCAAAACTGTTGCTGGTACGTTTTTTATTTGCAGCTGCATTGCGACTTTGATCCCTTACATGTGAAAATCTTGTGGTGTTACTATAGTACTTGGTATAGGTGCCGTTGGATATCACAAATAACTGAACGTACTCAAACAATCCTGAGCCACTCCAGAAAGACTCCCTATTATATCGATTAATTTGATTGAAGGCTTCTTTAATATCTACCCCCCTTTTCTTTAACTCAATATGTACCAGTGGTAAACCATTTACCAGTATGGTAACATCATAGCGGTTGGGGCGTTGCCCATCAGCAACCTCATATTGATTAATTACCTGTAACTGATTATTATGAATACTTGTTTTATCCAGCAGGTAAATATTTTTTTTTGTACCATCATCACAATCCAGGATTTGAATATGGTCTTCCTGAATCAATGTTGTTTTTTCCTCAATTCCGCTATTGGGGTTGGCAATTTTACTTCTAAAGAAATGATCCCACTCTTTATCGCTAAATGTATAGTTGTTAAGATTTTGTAACTGAACACGGAGATTGTTAACTAATGCTTCTTCACTATTGATTATTAAATAATCATAGGCCTGACCTCGCAATAGTTGAATGAATGCCTTCTCCAGCTGGTCTTCTGTTTGGTAGGCCGCTTCTCTTTTAAAGGGAGACTGGTATTCGGCAACAACTGTGCTCTCCGGATTTTCAGCAACTATATTGTACATCTCTTTAGCCAGTTTATTATTTCAAATATTTTTACTTTTTAACTACAAACAGAAAAGTAAACCGTTTCTGTATTAGTCAGCTTTTGATTTAAAGTGGTCAAATTCGACCACTTTAAAATTGGCATTGTGATTTCTTTTTGCTGTACTCGAATTTTGAATAGGCTTAAAGGTTAATAATCTATTTCGATAATACTCGTATTGCTTTTTACGGGCTTCTATCTCGGCTGGTAGTCCACTGGAAATGTCATTTACTAAGGAATCGAAGTTTTCCAAAATTGAAGCTATTTTTTCTTGTTCATGTAATGACGGCACTGCAATTGGGAAAGACTTTATTATACCAGAGTTTAAATCTGCTCTTGCTCCCTGACCCAATGATTTCAATTTTTCATATTTAGCACACACCCAATGAAATACGTATCTATAGTTTGCTTGCGAAGAATCTATATCAAGATTACAACAGTGTTGATTTGTTGTCAATGGAATTTTGTTTATACAAGAACGTCCAGCTGTTGCTCCTGAAATTGCAACTATTATACAATTCGCTGGAATCCATTTAGCTGAAGATTGCTTAAGAGCCAGCTCTGTAATTTTTATTTCAGTACTATAAATGTCAATAAAACGTACCTCTTGTGTTCTAAGCCATGGGATTGTGCCGTTGTTGTAATATTCTGATTTATTAGCAAGAGGTGTTCCTCCTGATGTTACATTTTTACAAATCGTCCCCAACGTTTTCCATTCCACTTCTTTCCCTTCAAAACTCAGCAAAGCATCTCTGTAATAAGTATATTGCGTTTTCCTAGCTTCCAATTCAGCTTCCAATTCAGCTTCCAATTCAGTGAACAAGTCGAGGGTTTTGACTATTTCGTTTTGGATTTCGATCGGTGGCTTTGGAACCCAAATATTTGAAACTTTTGTAGTGTTTATTGTTGGAACGCCTCCTTCACTTTGGAGTCCAGTTATATTTGATTCATTAGCTTTAAGAGTATAAAACAGGAACTTATTATTAAATTGATTATGATATTCCTCCTTAGGTAAAACAGAAAAACACTTATCGTTTAAATAAAATTTTCTTTCCATAAAACCTACATGCCCAGCAT is a genomic window of Sediminibacterium sp. TEGAF015 containing:
- a CDS encoding restriction endonuclease subunit S gives rise to the protein MSRIDELIQEFCPDGVEYITLGETCDIRTGKGITKNDGDANAMYPIISGGRAPMGYYHAFNRSENTVTISRVGANAGHVGFMERKFYLNDKCFSVLPKEEYHNQFNNKFLFYTLKANESNITGLQSEGGVPTINTTKVSNIWVPKPPIEIQNEIVKTLDLFTELEAELEAELEARKTQYTYYRDALLSFEGKEVEWKTLGTICKNVTSGGTPLANKSEYYNNGTIPWLRTQEVRFIDIYSTEIKITELALKQSSAKWIPANCIIVAISGATAGRSCINKIPLTTNQHCCNLDIDSSQANYRYVFHWVCAKYEKLKSLGQGARADLNSGIIKSFPIAVPSLHEQEKIASILENFDSLVNDISSGLPAEIEARKKQYEYYRNRLLTFKPIQNSSTAKRNHNANFKVVEFDHFKSKAD
- a CDS encoding type I restriction endonuclease subunit R, which translates into the protein MYNIVAENPESTVVAEYQSPFKREAAYQTEDQLEKAFIQLLRGQAYDYLIINSEEALVNNLRVQLQNLNNYTFSDKEWDHFFRSKIANPNSGIEEKTTLIQEDHIQILDCDDGTKKNIYLLDKTSIHNNQLQVINQYEVADGQRPNRYDVTILVNGLPLVHIELKKRGVDIKEAFNQINRYNRESFWSGSGLFEYVQLFVISNGTYTKYYSNTTRFSHVRDQSRNAAANKKRTSNSFEFTSWWADANNRPITDLMDFGRTFFAKHALLNILCKYCVFTSDKLLLVMRPYQIVATERILGRINVANNYRSYGSINAGGYIWHTTGSGKTLTSFKTAQLVSKFPFIHKVLFVVDRKDLDYQTMKEYDKFEKGAANSNTNTTILKKQLSDPKTNIIITTIQKLSILIKKEKDHLAFNQPIVIIFDECHRSQFGDMHKSITKAFKKYFLFGFTGTPIFAINASSSNRPDLKTTEQAFGDKLHTYTIVDAINDKNVLPFRIDYIRTMKEQEDIKDEKVWDIDRERALADPKRISNVVTYILEHFDQKTKRNSKPYSFSSLKNIHEVASAKEREKIEEVKQKIRLSGFNSIFAVSSIDFAKLYYKEFIKQQSSLPELQRLKVATIFSFGVNEDEEDGLPDENSEGTEGLSVSDRDFLDSAIKDYNQIFKTNYDTSTDKFQNYYKDVSLRMKNREIDLLIVVNMFLTGFDATTLNTLWVDKNLRLHGLLQAYSRTNRILNSVKTFGNIVCFRNLEKATNESIALFGDKEAGGIVLLKTFDEYYNGYKDGEKTFPGYVSLIKELTAKFPVSEQIIGEQNQKDFIRLYGSILKAKNILATFDEFVGKEILTERDVQDYHGMYINIYHEFRNKKTGDAENVNDDIVFEMELIKQVEINIDYILELIVKYHEGHLRDKEIIISINKAIDSSVELRNKKDLIEQFIQSLNPASKVNDDWHHFVEEKKLQELDQIILDEGLDKEGTYKFIQNSFRDGYVQTTGTGLAKILPPVSRFTPTGERTQKRETVIEKIKTFFNRFWGVSNSLLN